The following coding sequences are from one Coleofasciculaceae cyanobacterium window:
- a CDS encoding alpha-D-glucose phosphate-specific phosphoglucomutase has protein sequence MNISTVSTTPFSDQKPGTSGLRKSVTTFQQPHYLENFVQSIFDSLEGCAGQTIVLGGDGRYYNREAIQVIMKMAAANGIGRILVGKGGIMSTPAASAIIRQYKAYGGIILSASHNPGGPEGDFGIKYNITSGGPAPEKVTEAIFARSKTIDSYKILEAGDINLDKLTVTRLGEMSVEVIDPVEPYARLMESLFDFDSIRKLIKNDFKLCVDSMHAVTGPYAKDIFEKRLGASGAVVNGEPLPDFGGGHPDPNLVYAHDLVEIMFGKNAPDFGAASDGDGDRNMILGNNFFVTPSDSLAVLTANATLAPGYQDGLSGVARSMPTSEAVDRVADKLDIACYETPTGWKFFGNLLDADKATLCGEESFGTGSNHVREKDGLWAVLFWLNILAVKGQSVEAIVKDHWKTYGRNYYSRHDYEEVDKEPATELMERLRGMLNTMTGKQFGKYEVKYADDFSYTDPVDGSVSKNQGIRIGFTDGSRIVFRLSGTGTKGATLRLYVENYEPDASKHELETQSALKPLIDLAQEIAQIKEYTQRDEPTVIT, from the coding sequence ATGAACATAAGTACTGTTTCCACAACGCCTTTTTCGGATCAAAAGCCAGGAACTTCAGGATTACGTAAGTCTGTAACCACATTTCAACAACCCCACTATTTAGAAAATTTTGTTCAATCGATCTTTGATTCTCTAGAAGGCTGTGCGGGTCAAACTATAGTATTGGGAGGTGATGGACGCTACTATAACCGCGAAGCGATTCAAGTCATTATGAAAATGGCTGCCGCCAACGGTATCGGGCGCATTTTGGTAGGTAAAGGCGGAATTATGTCTACTCCTGCTGCTTCGGCTATTATTCGTCAATATAAAGCCTATGGCGGTATTATTCTTTCGGCTAGTCATAATCCAGGTGGCCCAGAAGGAGACTTTGGAATTAAGTACAATATTACTAGTGGAGGCCCTGCACCAGAGAAAGTAACCGAGGCAATCTTTGCTCGTTCTAAAACTATCGACAGCTATAAAATTCTCGAAGCTGGGGATATCAACTTAGATAAACTAACGGTGACGCGCTTAGGAGAAATGAGCGTCGAAGTAATTGACCCTGTTGAACCTTACGCTCGTCTGATGGAGTCGCTGTTTGATTTTGACAGTATCCGTAAGTTAATCAAAAATGATTTTAAACTGTGTGTTGATTCAATGCACGCGGTTACAGGCCCTTATGCTAAAGATATATTTGAAAAACGCTTAGGTGCATCGGGTGCAGTAGTTAATGGTGAACCATTGCCAGATTTTGGTGGAGGACATCCCGATCCTAACTTGGTATATGCTCACGATTTAGTAGAGATTATGTTTGGTAAAAATGCGCCAGATTTTGGTGCAGCTTCAGATGGTGATGGCGATCGCAATATGATTTTGGGTAATAACTTTTTTGTAACTCCTAGCGATAGTCTGGCGGTATTAACTGCTAATGCTACTTTAGCACCAGGATATCAGGATGGTTTATCGGGAGTTGCTCGCAGTATGCCAACTAGTGAAGCAGTAGATCGAGTAGCAGATAAATTAGATATTGCTTGTTATGAAACTCCTACAGGCTGGAAGTTCTTTGGTAACTTGTTGGATGCAGACAAAGCTACTTTATGTGGCGAAGAAAGCTTTGGTACTGGCTCAAATCATGTTCGTGAAAAAGATGGCCTATGGGCAGTATTGTTCTGGTTGAATATTTTAGCTGTAAAAGGACAGTCCGTAGAGGCGATCGTTAAAGACCATTGGAAAACCTATGGACGCAATTACTATTCCCGTCATGACTACGAAGAAGTGGACAAAGAACCCGCCACAGAATTAATGGAACGGCTGCGGGGTATGCTGAACACAATGACTGGTAAGCAATTTGGCAAATATGAAGTTAAATATGCCGATGACTTTAGCTACACCGATCCTGTTGACGGCAGCGTGAGTAAAAATCAAGGTATTCGGATTGGTTTTACTGATGGTTCGCGTATTGTCTTTCGTCTTTCTGGAACAGGAACAAAAGGAGCAACTCTAAGATTGTATGTCGAAAATTATGAACCCGATGCTAGTAAACATGAGCTGGAAACTCAATCAGCTTTAAAACCTTTAATCGATTTAGCTCAAGAAATTGCTCAAATCAAAGAATACACTCAACGTGATGAACCTACTGTAATCACTTAA
- a CDS encoding helix-turn-helix domain-containing protein produces FYPTQAQENLLRRTMGCVRLVYNKALAHYTEGWYERQERIDYKQTSSLLTSWKKAEDLDFLNKVSCETKGI; encoded by the coding sequence GCTTTTACCCGACACAAGCGCAAGAAAATCTTTTGCGACGGACAATGGGTTGCGTGCGTTTGGTCTACAACAAAGCTCTTGCGCACTATACCGAGGGTTGGTATGAGCGACAAGAAAGGATTGATTACAAACAAACCTCTAGCTTGTTGACCAGTTGGAAAAAGGCGGAAGACTTGGATTTCCTCAATAAAGTTAGCTGTGAAACTAAAGGCATCTAA